From Actinomyces procaprae:
CGTCGACCATCTCCTCGGACACCATGCCGCCGGTCATCTTGCCCATGGCGCGCAGCGGCATGTTGAGCATGAACAGCACGTTCAGGTCGGGCTTGCCGGAGGCGTCGGCCTTGTCCTTCTGGCGCTCCAGGACCTTGACGGCCAGCCTGCCGATGCGGCTGCGGCCATGGGCTAGGTCGGAGACCGGGCTGTTGCGGCCGACGCGTCCACTCGCATCAGGCTGTGGCACCGGTCGTCCCAGCAGGGCGGCGAACTCGGCGTCGGTGACCTTGGTGACGGTACCGTCCAGGTAGTGACCCAGCGCCGGGTCTGCGGGGGCGACCGGGTCGCCGTCCACCTCCCAGAGGGCCTCGAGCGGGAGGTCATCGGCGTTGCGACCCACCCGCACGGTCCAGGTGCCGGCGGGTCGCACCCAGCGGCCCGCGGTCACCGAGTAGCGGCGGAAGGTGTAGTCATCGAAGGGGATGGTCACGGTAGCCGTCTGCCCCGCCGCCACGGGGACCTTGGCGAAGCCCTTCAACTCGCGTACCGGACCCCACACACCCTCGGGAGCGGTGACGTAGAGCTGCACCACCTCGACGCCGTCGACGCCGGAGGTGTTGGTGACCGTCAGGTGCGCACCGGAGTCGTCCAGGGTCAGTCCGGAGTACTCGAAACTGGAGTAGGACAGTCCGAAGCCGAAGGGGTGGGCCACTGGGGTGCCGGTGGTGGTGTAGTAGCGGTAGCCGACGTAGGGGCCGTCCTTGTACAGGGCGAGCTCCCCCGTAGCCGGGAACCAGGCGGAGGTGGGGTTGTCCTCATAGCGCACGGGGTAGGTCTCCGCCAGGCGGCCGGAGGGATTGACCTCGCCGGTGAGCACCCGCAGCGCGGCGCCGGCGCCGGCCTGCCCGGACAGGCTCGTGTGAACCACCGCCCGGGTGTGTGACTCCCAGTCGGTTTCGACCGCGGATCCGGCGGAGACGACGGCGACCACATTGGGATTGACGCGGGCGAGGGCCGCAAGCAGTTGCGTCTGCACCTGCGGCAGACGCATGTGTGAGCGGTCAAGGCCCTCCGACTCGGAAAGTTCGTCCAGTCCGATGTAGGCCAGCACCACGTCGGCCCGCCCGGCCAGGGCGACCGCGTCGTCGAGCAGGGCCTGGTTCGGCTTGCCCTGACGGTCGTAGCCCTGGGCGTATCCGACCAGTTCCAGGCCGGTGCCGGCGATCTCCTCCAGGGTGGTCTCCAGCCGGGTCGGGTTGATCTGGGAGGAGCCCGAGCCCTGGTAGCGGGGCGTGGAGGCCATGTCGCCGACGACGGCGACGCGCGTTCCGGCGGCCAGCGGCAGGATTCCGTCCTGGTTGCGCAGCAGCACGATCGACTCCTCGGCGACCCGCCGCGCCAGGGCGTGGTGGGCGTCGGGGTCGAAGGTCGGCCGGCCCTCCGCACAGGGCACGGCCGAGGGCGCCGCCGCGGCCATGGCTATGACCTCGGCGGCCCGCGCGTAGACGGCCTCGCGGCTGATGCGTCCCTCCTCGACGGCGGCGACGATCTCACGCGCGGAGTGCAGACCCGGGGCGGGCATCTCCAGGGAGGAGCCGGCTGCGGCCGCTGCGGCGGCGTCATTGGACCCGCCCCAGTCGGAGACCACCAGCCCCGTGAATCCCCATTCCTCCCGCAGGATCTCGGTGAGCAGCTGGGGGTGCTCATTGGCGTAGGTGCCGTTGACCCGGTTGTAGGAGCTCATCAGTGCGCGCGGCTGGGCCTCGCGCACGACGATCTCGAATGCGGTCAGGTAGATCTCCCGCATGGTGGCCTCGTCAACCACGGAGTCGGAGGCCATGCGGCGCAGCTCCTGGCCGTTGACGGCGAAGTGCTTGGGCGTGGCCGCCACTGCCTGGGACTGGATGCCGCGGACCAGACCGGCCGCCATGCGCCCGGCGAGGATCGGGTCCTCCGAGTAGTACTCGAAGTTGCGTCCACACAGCGGGGACCGCTTGATGTTCATTCCCGGCCCCAGCAGTACGTCCACTCCGAGGGCGCGTGCCTCCCGTCCCAGTGCCTGCCCCATCCGCTCGGCGAGCTGCGGGTCCCAGGAGTTGGCGACCGTGGCCGCCGTCGGGAAGCAGGTGGCGGGTTCGGACGCGGCGATGCCGAGGTGGTCGCCGCTGCCCAGCTGGCGGCGCACCCCGTGCGGACCGTCGGACAGGACGAAGGACGGAATGCCTCGTTCGGGCAGAGCGCGCGAGTCCCATTCGGACGCCCCTGAGAGCAGGGCGGCTGCTTCCAGGAGGGTGAGTTCCGATGCGGTGGCGGTCACGACGTTCTCCATAATCCTTGAGGAACTGGCTGGGGGTGATGCGTGGTTCAGGGTGGCCGGACGGCCCAACCGGGGTGGGGCGGGGACGCCCCTGGCCCCACCCCGGTGTGCCGATTACTCGGTTTCGGCGCCCTCGGCGACGGCCGTTACCTCGGCCCGCCGCTTGCGGTAGCGCCGGATCGCCAGCGTCTCCAGGGCGATCAGGCCGATACCCAGCGCCGCCAGCACGCCCCAGGTCACGTACTCCCAGGAGGCGCGCTGCACCGCGGGCTGCCCGTCCTGGTAGATCCAGGAGTTGGCGACCGTGTACAGGATGTTGTGCGCGGCCTCCCGCATGGCGATCACTCCGGTGGCGGAGGTGTTCTGCACATAGTTGACGGTGATGTCGGTGGTGGCGAGCATCATGTCACCGCCGTTGCGGGTGAGCTGGTCGGCGTTCTGGTACCCGTAGCCGGCGAAGTAGTCCGTCAGCGTCATGCCGCGGAAGCCCCACTCGTCACGCAGTACGGTCTGCTGCAGCTCGGGCAGCGCCCCGGCGTAGGTGGTGCCGATGTAGTTGAAGGCCGTCATCACGGCGCCGGCGCCACCGTCCTTGATGCCGATCTCGAAGGGCCTGAGGTAGATCTCGCGGATCGCCTGCTCATTGGACCAGGTGGCCAGCATGTTGGTGCGGTTGGTCTCCTGGTCGTTCATGGCGAAGTGCTTGATGAAGGCGTATACGCCCAGCTCCTTGGCGCCCTGAATCTCCTGGGCCACCTGGTTGCCGGCCAGCACCGGGTCCTCGGAGAAGTACTCGAAGTTGCGTCCGGCGTAGGCGTAGCGGTGGGTGTTGGTGGCGGGCGCGTACCAGCCGGCCACGTCCATGTCATGCGCCATGGTGCCGATGGCGGTACCGAACTCGTGCGCCAGCTCCTGGTTCCAGGCGGCGGCCACGGACACCGCCGAGGGCAGGCCGATGGAGCCGACGCCGGTGAAGTTGTTGTTCAGCGAGGCGGGCCCGTCGACGTCGGAGACCCGCACCTTACCGACGGAGTCCACGGCCACGGAGCCGTAGCCGCCGTTGGCGATCAGGTTGTTCATTTCGCTGACGGACAGCTGGTCGAGCAGCTGGTCCCACTTGGCGTCGTCGTAGTCGAGCCCGTACATGTCCCCCAGGACCAGGCCGTTGTTGGCGCCGGTGGTGGGCATCTGGTCGGAGTCGTCGTCCAGCGCGGTGGAGTCGTAGTTGGAGTTGGCGACGAATGCCGCCAGGTGCTCCTCCGACATCTCCAGGCTTGCCGGGGCGGCGGTGGCCTCCTCGTAGTTCGCGAAGGAGTCAGCACGGGACAGGTAGGTGACATCGCCTGCGGCGGAGTCGAACTGGTTGGTGGCCACCGCGACGTCGCCGGCGTGGGTGTTGTCCGCGGAGTCGTAGGTGATGGTCTGGTCAACCGTGAGGTTCTGCTCGTCGATCACCGTGTGGGAGTCCGAGCGCAGGGAGATCGTGTACTCGCCCTCCTCCAGCACGTAGGCCTTGGCCCCCTGGTAGTCGTAGGAGGCCATCTCGTCCTCGTCGAAGGTGATCGTGACGGTCTCGGAGGCGCCGGGCTCAAGCAGGCCGGTCTTGCCGTAGGCGACCAGGTTGACCGCGGACTTCTCAATACCACCGTTCGTGTAGGGAGCGGTGTAGTAGATCTCCACGACGTCCTTGCCGGCCACGTCACCGGTGTTGGTGACGGTCACGTCAGTGGTGATGGCACCGTCGGCGTCGCGGCTGAGCGTGCCCATCTCCTGGGTGAAGGTGGTGTAGGACAGGCCGTAGCCGAAGGGGTAGACGACCTGCTCGTCGTAGTCGATGACGCCCTCGAGGGCGGCGGTCTCATACCAGCGGTAGCCGACGTAGATGCCCTCGACGTAGTTGACGAAGCCGGGGTAGGTGGTGGTGTTGGTGAAGGGTGAGGACTGGCCGTACTCCTCCATGTTGGTGTAGGTGAAGTCACCGAAGTTGTTGGCGGCCGGGGAGGTCTTCAGGTCCGCGACGAAGGTGTCGGGAGTCTTGGCGGAGGGGTTGACCTCGCCGTCGAGGATGCGGCCCAGGGCGTTGAAGCCCACCTGCCCTCCGGGGATGGCCCAGATGATGGCGTCGATGTCTGGGTCGGCGGCCAGGTCGGACAGGTCGAAGGCGTTGGCGCCGTTGTAGACGACGACCACGGTTTCGGAGTTGTCCTTGGCGAGCTGAATGAGGTCGCGCTCGGGGGCGGTCAGCTCCAGGTAGCCCTGCCCGTCGGCGAAGTCGGGCTGGTCGGTGGAGTTGTCGGTGTAGGAGAAGGCGCCGTTCGCGGCGACCTCGGCGTTGACGTCCAGCGGCAGGTCGAAGCCCTCACCGCCGGAGCGGGCGATGGTGACCACGGAGGTGTCGGAGAAGTCCTGGATGGAGGACACGAGGGAGTCCGTGTAGGCGTCGGACGCGGGCTCGGGCAGAGTCCAGTCGGCGGCGAACATGCCGACCTCGGGCCTCTCGGCGCGGTAGGCGGTGTAGAAGTCGCTCAGCGCGGTGTTGGTCTGGAAGCCGGCGTTGTGCAGGCCGTCCAGCAGGGAGGTCGTGGGGTTGTCCGGGGACAGCGATCCGGAGCCGGTGCCGCCGTAGACGGGATTGGTGGAGGCCCAGCCGAGTACGTTGATGGCGGAGCCGTCCTCCAGGGGGAGGGCGGCGTTGTCATTCTTGAGCAGCACCATGCCCTCGTCGGAGATCGTGTTGCCGAGCTCCTCCACGGTGGCCTTGGTCTGCTCGGTGAGTGTGCCCGAACCTGAGGAGAGGTCCAGGATGGTCTTCAGGCCGCCGTACATCATTCCGGTGACGGCTACCGCAACGGCGACCACCGCGGCGACCCAGGTGGTGGAGCGCACGAGCTTGCGGACCGGTCGGCTGAGCCGCCGCACGGCGATCGTAATGACGAGCGCTACCAGCAGCGCCACGCCTATGGCAATGAGCTGCGGCCGCAGACTCACCACCACGTTCCAGACGTCGTTCCAGTTGATTGACAACACTGTCGCAGACACCTCTCTGTGTTCCTCGCATGGGACTGCAAGGGGTGGGGCGGGGATGCTCACCGGCACTCCGCAGCCCGATTCACCCGAATACCGGGCATCCGGGGTCGCGTCCCGCCGGTGATTGACATGCAGCACTATTTCAGCCGATGCTGGCCCGCAACAACGTAGTGACCGCTGGATCTGTCGGTTCGGGCGCATAACCTGTCAGTGCGCGTCCGGGCACCGTCCGGGCGTGATGCCCGTAGCCGCCATCGCTGTGACCAATCAAGGAGGATGGATGGACACCGCGCACCTGCTCATCACGATCGCCACCTACGCTCTCAGCATCATCATGGTGGTGGCCACGGTCCCCCTGCTGCGGAACGGGGCCCGCCCTGAGAGGGCACGCATCACCGAGCCCCTGCCCGGGGCGGGGACAACCACCTACGAGTACCCCGTCCAGCGGCCCTCCGGCACAGTCCAAATCGGCCTGGTGATCCTGTTCGGCTGTGCCGGCATACTGCTCGTTCTGCTCGCCCTGCCCATGATCGACGATCTGAAGGCGGCTGGGGTCATCGCCGCGTTGGCGCTCATCTGCGTCGGCTACTGCTGCTACGACCTGGCGGCATATCGCAACGCCAGCCTCATCGACGCCCCGACTCTGGTCGCCGGCACCGACTGGCGTGGCCGCCCCCTGCAGATCCCCCACCAGGAGATCGCCTCTTTCACGACCACCGGGCAGCGCTCGTCGGTCGTCTACAACCGGCACGGGCAGAAGCTTCGGCTCAATATGACCTGGTTCTCCGCCCCCAACCTGGCCCTCTACCTACTGCGCGCCACCGCCGAGGGGCGCTTCCCGGGCAAGCGCCCGGGTGACCCGCGGGAGCTCAACCGCGGTCTGAACCGGGTGCAGTCCGCGCTGAACTTCCAGTGCGCAAAGCCCCTGCGGGAGGTACTGCTCCAGGGGCCGGCCGCCAATCCGGCGGCCTTCCGTCGTGACCCCACCGCGCCGGAGGGCACCGGCTGGACCGGCCCGGAGTACGAGGCGTGGGTCGGCGCGGTGAACACCATCTTCTGGAGCTAGGTCCGGTTGTGTGAGTGTATGGGTGGCGGTGCGCGGTCGGGTGCCCGTGTGCGTGGCCGTCGAGCCTGCCGGTTGGACCCCTGTGCCCCGGTTGGACCCCTGTCCCCCGCTTGGACCCCTGTCCCCCCGATGGACCGCCGTAGCCGCTGGTTACAGCGGTCCAACGGGGCGTGAGCGGTACAACGGGGCGTGAGCGGTCCAACGAGGCGCAAGCGTGCTCACGAAGGCGACTTCTGCTTCCTCCACGGGCGCACGCAGCCCACTCAAACCACGGCCCCGCAGCCACCAGACACGACCAACTTGCCATCCGCTACCAGACGCGCGGGCGCAGACAGACGGCTGTCCGCGCCCGCGCACCGTTCGGCTGAGCCACTGGCTCAGTCAGCAATCACCGAGCCGTCCAGGTGCAGGCCGAAGCCGTAGTCGTAGGTATTGCCTGCGGAGTCGGTGTAGGGGGTCACGTCCTTCGGAACGTCCTCCTGATTGGCCTCCACGGTGTCCATGTCCGCCGGGAACTGGATGGGCAGGCGGCCGTTGGACTCGTGCAGGCCGAGTGCGATCCGGATAAGAGCCTCGTCGGCAACGCCGAAGCCGACTATGACGGCGTCGGCATGCGCCTCAAACTCTGCGGGGATCACCGGGTTCGTGGCCTTGAGCGCCACGACGACGGGAATGTCCCGCCCCGAGGCTGCCACCGCCTCGGCGGCGCGGTTGAAGGCGTCCAGGTCGGCGCCGTTCGAGATCGCCGAAGTCGCCCCGTAGTAGGAGCGGTTCTCCCGACTGCCGTCGGCGCGGACGTCCCCGGAGACCGAGGTGCGCCGGACGTGCTCCCCATCGGCGGTGTAGGCGCCGTACTGGAGGGTGAGCGGGTACCAGCTGTCCTCCTCCTCGTTCCAGCCGGCCTTGGAGAAGCTGGTGCCATTGATCGGCGAGCGCATGCCCACCAGCACCAGGTCCACATCGGTCAGGTCGGGGGCGGTGTAGCCGGTGACGTGTCCGTCGGCGTCGTATTCGACCTCGTCGGTGACGACCTGCCCGAAGTACTGTTCGGCGACCTCCACGTCCAAAGAGGGTCCCTCGGTGTACTCCGCCTCGCTGAAGGCACTGTTGAATCCCGTGTCGTAGGTCTGCGGGATGTAGACGGTCTTGTCAGAGAAGTCCGCCTGCGGGTCCAGGGCGATGGCGCCGTCGTTCTTGAGGGTCACGACGGAGTTGAGCTGGGCCTCCTGTCCGGCCGTCACCTTGTCCTGTGATCCCACCTGCGCCTGGGACGCGGCCAGGTCCAGGAACGGGTTGTCGAAGGCGCCGATGTTGAAGGACATGGTCAGGATCCGCGCCGCCGACTGCTGCCAGCGGGTCTGCGCGTCAATGTCCAGCTCCCCGGCCTCGTACGCCTCCTGCCACAGGTCGTAGGCGGCCAGGACGGGGGCGGCGTCGTTGTTGCCGCCGAACATGTCGGTGCCGTTCTTGATGATCTCGAAGTGACGCTCCGCGACGCTCAGGTCCTCCGCCCCCCAGCCGGTTGCGATCACCGGGTCGTCGGGGTCGGTGGTGGCGCGGGTGACACCCCAGTCGGTGACCACGACGCCCTCATAGGAGTTGCCCTCGCGCAGCTCGGAAAGCTTGCCGTCGTCGTAGGAGGAGCCCATCCGCTGGGCGTACTCGGGCTCGCCGTCGGCGTTCAGGGTGATGGAGTAGGAGGTCATCACCGCCGCGGAGTCCAGCGCCTGTTGGAACACCGACCGGTGCTCTGCGGAGTTGCCGCCCACCATGACCTCGTACTTGCCGGCATTGGTGTGGGACTCGCGCCCGCCCTCGCCGGCGCCGTCTCCGGGCCAGTGCTTGATCATGGTAGCCACCGAGTCCGTGCCCCAGCCGCTCTCGCCGCCGTCCTGCGTGTACGTGCCCTGGAAGCCGGCGACGTAGTTGGCGGCCATCGCCCCGGCCATCTCGGCGTCCTCACCGAAGGTGCCGGACACGCGCAACCAGCGGGGCTCCGTAGCCAGGTCGATCTGCGGGGACAGGGCCGTGCCGATGCCGAGGCTCCGGTATTCCTGGGAGGCCATCTGCCCGAACTGGAGCACCGTGTCGGGGTCGAAGGTGGCGGCCAGTCCCAGCGATCCGGGCCAGCTGGAGAGCTCACCCGCTCCCGTGAAGGCGCCGTCGCCGGAGGCGTCTGAGCGCGGATCGGAGGAGAAGTTGACGGGAATGTAGGGGGTGTCGGCCGCGGCCAGGGTCTCCACGTACGCCTGCATCTGGTTGACCCACTGCACGTTGGCGGTTACGTCCGAGCCGCCCGCATTCAGCACTGCCCGCAGGTGGGACTCGGACAGGTACTCCTGCTGCTCCGTGGTCAGCCCGTCCTCGGGCGCGCGCTCATGGGCGGAGAAGAGCATCAGTCCGGCCATCTGCTCCTTGGACAGTCCGACGGCGTAGTCGGCGGCGCGCTCGCTCCCCTCCAGTCGCCAGTCCTCGGCGGGGTCGAGTTCGCCGTTGCCGTTGAGGTCCTTGAAGGCGTAGGTGTACTCGCCCTCGACCTGCTCAATGACGGTCATGCCGCCGTCCGCCGAGTAGCTCAGCACCCGGCCCCCGTTGGGGTTGACGATTCTGATGAACCTGGTCTGGCCGTCATCCAGTTCCTGGGTGACATAGGTGTTGCTGTTGTTGTCCAGGGTCGAGGATGCGGTCGCATCGGCGGTGGAACCGCCGGAGGTGCATCCCGTCAGGGCCAGGGCCGCAGCGACGGCTATGGCGGCCAGGCCCCTTCCGTACGTGATCCTCATTGATCTCTCCTTGCAGGGTTCTACAGGGCTCAGCGGCCCACCCCGGGGGAGGCGGAGCCGCCCGCTCGGACGCGCCCTCAGGGGGTGCGACGACGCCGGTCTCCTCACCGCGCCCATAAGGGACGCAGGTGTGCCCGCGCCGTCAGCTGGGATGTCCGAACCCCACGATCATATGAGACGCAGCTCACCCCAAACCTGCCTTTCGGCGCGTTCTGTCGCTTACGGCGCATGTTCTGCGGTCACACCGCCCCAGCCGTTGTCCCGTCATATGAGACACCGGGGTGCGCTTTTGCCCGACGCCCGGACGCCTCCTAACCTCACGAAGGCGACCGCCGTCGGGCGGTGGAACCAGTTCAGGAGGAGCCAGTGCACACCCCCGCAGACCACGAGACCCCCCTCCCCGGGGCGGCCCCCACCGCCAACCGCGTGCCCACCGGCCCCCTCGGCCCCGACGCGCCCGGATACACCCCTCCCCCGGCGGGCGCGGACGTCCCGCGTGAGACGATCCTGCCCGCATACTTCGGCCGCTTCGGCGGCCAGGAGGTGCCCGCCGAGCTGCTGCCGGCGCTTGATGAGCTCGAGGCGGCCTACACCGAGGCGGTCGCGGATCCCGCCTTCGAGGCGGAGCTGGCAAGCCTGCGAGCCGACTACCTGGGGCGCGAGACCCCCATCTTCGAGTGCCGTCACCTGCCACTGACCGGTGGGGCCCGCATCCTGCTCAAGCGGGAGGACCTGGCTCACGGCGGCGCCCACAAGGGAAACAACGCCCTCGGCCAGGCACTACTGGCCAAGCGCATGGGCAAGCGGCGGCTGATCGCGGAGACCGGCGCCGGCCAGCACGGCACCGCCACCGCCATGGTGGCGGCACTGATGGGCATGGAGTGCACCATCTACATGGGTGCGCACGACGTGGAGCGGCAGCGCCCCAATGTTGAGCGCATGGAGCTGATGGGCGCGACCGTGGTTCCGGTGACCGCCGGGCAGGCGGGCCTGAAGGATGCGATCGACGCCGCCCTGGCCGAGTGGTGCACCCGCCTGGAGGACACCTTCTACCTGATGGGCTCGGCCACCGGGCCGCACCCCTTCCCCTCCATTGTGCGCCACTTCCAGGAGGTCATCTCGGCGGAGTCCCGCCGCCAGGTGCTGGAGCGCTTCGGCGCCCTGCCCGACGCCGTCATCGCGGCTGTGGGAGGCGGCTCGAACGCGATCGGCGCCTTCGCCGCCTACCTGGATGACCCGTCGGTGCGGCTGATCGGGGTGGAGCCGGCCGGGCGGGGCCTGTCCACCGGCGAGCACGGCGCCCCCATCAACGCCGGGCGCACCGGCGTGCTGCACGGCATGCGCTCCTTCGTCATGCTCGACGACGACGGCACCGTCCTGCCCTCGCACTCGGTCTCCGCCGGGCTCGACTACCCGTCGGTGGGCCCGGAGCACGCTCACCTGGCGGACACCGGTCGGGCCGAGTACGTGGCCGTCACCGACGCCGAGGCGCTGGAGGCCTTCCGCCTGCTGAGCCGCCACGAGGGCATCATCCCGGCGATGGAGTCGGCGCACGCGGTGGCGCAGGCGCTGAAGATGGCCCGCAAGCCCGCGGAGCAGGCAACGCCGGGCGCGCCCGGGCCGCTGCTGCTGGTGAATCTGTCCGGTCGTGGCGACAAGGACATGGACGAGGTGCGCGAGCACCTGTCCTGACGGACGAGGTACCCGCGCACCTGCCATATCTGCCCAGATCAGCGCAGTCGTTTCACTCGGCGCTCGCCCGGGCCTTGGCCCGCTTCGACCGCCACCGCAGCACGACGGCGGTCATCGCGCCCACGCACAGCAGGCCGGTGGCCACGTCAATGACGATAGCCATGGTGGTGAGCCGGTCCAGGCCGCCATCATCGGTCTCCACGGTGTAGTTGCCGGAGTTGGCCACCGTGTAGAGCACGTTCTTCGAGGCCTGCCGCAGCGCCGTCACCATGGTCGGCGAGTCCGGGTTCTCAATCTCCGAGCGGGCCTGGGAGCCCATGCCCAGCATGATGTCGTTGCCGTTGAGCACCGAGTCCATGGTGATCTGGTAGCCGTAGGAGCCGTACCAGTCGGTCAGCACCATGCCCTCGAAGCCCCACTCGTCCCGCAGGACGCCGTTGAGCAGGTCCGCGTTGGCGCCGGCGTACCGGTTGCCGATGAAGTTGAAGGAGGACATCACCGCGTACGGTCCCTCCGCCCGGTTCTTCACCACGATCTCGAAGGGCTTCATGTAGATCTCCCGCATGGTCTGCTCGGTGGCGTAGGTCTGCAGCAGCGTGCAGCGGTTGATCTCCTGGTCGTTCATCACGAAGTGCTTGATGTAGCCGTACACGCCCTTGGCCGCCGCGGCGTTGGTGGTTGCCGAGGCGAGCTTGCCCGCGAGCACGCCGTCCTCCGAGTAGTACTCGAAGTTGCGCCCGCCGAAGGCGGTGCGGTGGGTGTTCATGGCGGGGCCGTACCAGCCGTAGATGTGGGCGTCGGCGTACTCCTGGGCGATACCTCCGCCGACTTCGCCTGCCAGCTCGGTGTTCCAGGTCTGGGCGATGAGCACCTCGGCCGGGTAGGGGGTGCCCATCACGCCGATTACCCAGTCGTTCAGGCCGGCGGGTCCGTCGGAGTCGAGCGTGGCCCGCTTGTCGATGGAGCCGATGCCGACGGTCTGGA
This genomic window contains:
- a CDS encoding glycoside hydrolase family 3 C-terminal domain-containing protein yields the protein MTATASELTLLEAAALLSGASEWDSRALPERGIPSFVLSDGPHGVRRQLGSGDHLGIAASEPATCFPTAATVANSWDPQLAERMGQALGREARALGVDVLLGPGMNIKRSPLCGRNFEYYSEDPILAGRMAAGLVRGIQSQAVAATPKHFAVNGQELRRMASDSVVDEATMREIYLTAFEIVVREAQPRALMSSYNRVNGTYANEHPQLLTEILREEWGFTGLVVSDWGGSNDAAAAAAAGSSLEMPAPGLHSAREIVAAVEEGRISREAVYARAAEVIAMAAAAPSAVPCAEGRPTFDPDAHHALARRVAEESIVLLRNQDGILPLAAGTRVAVVGDMASTPRYQGSGSSQINPTRLETTLEEIAGTGLELVGYAQGYDRQGKPNQALLDDAVALAGRADVVLAYIGLDELSESEGLDRSHMRLPQVQTQLLAALARVNPNVVAVVSAGSAVETDWESHTRAVVHTSLSGQAGAGAALRVLTGEVNPSGRLAETYPVRYEDNPTSAWFPATGELALYKDGPYVGYRYYTTTGTPVAHPFGFGLSYSSFEYSGLTLDDSGAHLTVTNTSGVDGVEVVQLYVTAPEGVWGPVRELKGFAKVPVAAGQTATVTIPFDDYTFRRYSVTAGRWVRPAGTWTVRVGRNADDLPLEALWEVDGDPVAPADPALGHYLDGTVTKVTDAEFAALLGRPVPQPDASGRVGRNSPVSDLAHGRSRIGRLAVKVLERQKDKADASGKPDLNVLFMLNMPLRAMGKMTGGMVSEEMVDGIVEFTNGRGVHGLRTIVGGFFRNRRQDKLTQRRLDASD
- a CDS encoding glycoside hydrolase family 3 C-terminal domain-containing protein, whose amino-acid sequence is MSATVLSINWNDVWNVVVSLRPQLIAIGVALLVALVITIAVRRLSRPVRKLVRSTTWVAAVVAVAVAVTGMMYGGLKTILDLSSGSGTLTEQTKATVEELGNTISDEGMVLLKNDNAALPLEDGSAINVLGWASTNPVYGGTGSGSLSPDNPTTSLLDGLHNAGFQTNTALSDFYTAYRAERPEVGMFAADWTLPEPASDAYTDSLVSSIQDFSDTSVVTIARSGGEGFDLPLDVNAEVAANGAFSYTDNSTDQPDFADGQGYLELTAPERDLIQLAKDNSETVVVVYNGANAFDLSDLAADPDIDAIIWAIPGGQVGFNALGRILDGEVNPSAKTPDTFVADLKTSPAANNFGDFTYTNMEEYGQSSPFTNTTTYPGFVNYVEGIYVGYRWYETAALEGVIDYDEQVVYPFGYGLSYTTFTQEMGTLSRDADGAITTDVTVTNTGDVAGKDVVEIYYTAPYTNGGIEKSAVNLVAYGKTGLLEPGASETVTITFDEDEMASYDYQGAKAYVLEEGEYTISLRSDSHTVIDEQNLTVDQTITYDSADNTHAGDVAVATNQFDSAAGDVTYLSRADSFANYEEATAAPASLEMSEEHLAAFVANSNYDSTALDDDSDQMPTTGANNGLVLGDMYGLDYDDAKWDQLLDQLSVSEMNNLIANGGYGSVAVDSVGKVRVSDVDGPASLNNNFTGVGSIGLPSAVSVAAAWNQELAHEFGTAIGTMAHDMDVAGWYAPATNTHRYAYAGRNFEYFSEDPVLAGNQVAQEIQGAKELGVYAFIKHFAMNDQETNRTNMLATWSNEQAIREIYLRPFEIGIKDGGAGAVMTAFNYIGTTYAGALPELQQTVLRDEWGFRGMTLTDYFAGYGYQNADQLTRNGGDMMLATTDITVNYVQNTSATGVIAMREAAHNILYTVANSWIYQDGQPAVQRASWEYVTWGVLAALGIGLIALETLAIRRYRKRRAEVTAVAEGAETE
- a CDS encoding glycoside hydrolase family 3 N-terminal domain-containing protein; translation: MRITYGRGLAAIAVAAALALTGCTSGGSTADATASSTLDNNSNTYVTQELDDGQTRFIRIVNPNGGRVLSYSADGGMTVIEQVEGEYTYAFKDLNGNGELDPAEDWRLEGSERAADYAVGLSKEQMAGLMLFSAHERAPEDGLTTEQQEYLSESHLRAVLNAGGSDVTANVQWVNQMQAYVETLAAADTPYIPVNFSSDPRSDASGDGAFTGAGELSSWPGSLGLAATFDPDTVLQFGQMASQEYRSLGIGTALSPQIDLATEPRWLRVSGTFGEDAEMAGAMAANYVAGFQGTYTQDGGESGWGTDSVATMIKHWPGDGAGEGGRESHTNAGKYEVMVGGNSAEHRSVFQQALDSAAVMTSYSITLNADGEPEYAQRMGSSYDDGKLSELREGNSYEGVVVTDWGVTRATTDPDDPVIATGWGAEDLSVAERHFEIIKNGTDMFGGNNDAAPVLAAYDLWQEAYEAGELDIDAQTRWQQSAARILTMSFNIGAFDNPFLDLAASQAQVGSQDKVTAGQEAQLNSVVTLKNDGAIALDPQADFSDKTVYIPQTYDTGFNSAFSEAEYTEGPSLDVEVAEQYFGQVVTDEVEYDADGHVTGYTAPDLTDVDLVLVGMRSPINGTSFSKAGWNEEEDSWYPLTLQYGAYTADGEHVRRTSVSGDVRADGSRENRSYYGATSAISNGADLDAFNRAAEAVAASGRDIPVVVALKATNPVIPAEFEAHADAVIVGFGVADEALIRIALGLHESNGRLPIQFPADMDTVEANQEDVPKDVTPYTDSAGNTYDYGFGLHLDGSVIAD
- the trpB gene encoding tryptophan synthase subunit beta, with product MHTPADHETPLPGAAPTANRVPTGPLGPDAPGYTPPPAGADVPRETILPAYFGRFGGQEVPAELLPALDELEAAYTEAVADPAFEAELASLRADYLGRETPIFECRHLPLTGGARILLKREDLAHGGAHKGNNALGQALLAKRMGKRRLIAETGAGQHGTATAMVAALMGMECTIYMGAHDVERQRPNVERMELMGATVVPVTAGQAGLKDAIDAALAEWCTRLEDTFYLMGSATGPHPFPSIVRHFQEVISAESRRQVLERFGALPDAVIAAVGGGSNAIGAFAAYLDDPSVRLIGVEPAGRGLSTGEHGAPINAGRTGVLHGMRSFVMLDDDGTVLPSHSVSAGLDYPSVGPEHAHLADTGRAEYVAVTDAEALEAFRLLSRHEGIIPAMESAHAVAQALKMARKPAEQATPGAPGPLLLVNLSGRGDKDMDEVREHLS